A section of the Bryobacteraceae bacterium genome encodes:
- the rhaB gene encoding rhamnulokinase, producing MSRYLAFDLGAESGRAILGTIENGRLQLEELHRFLNEPVRLPDGFYWDTFRLFHDIREGLRIAGRERRLKLDGVAVDTWGVDFGLLDSNGELCLNPRHYRDPRNQPAYEEALQKAGRERIFAETGIQFMALNSLYQLYAARRSASPGLWSASRLLFMPDLFNYWLSGEQANELTIASTSQFFNPATKQWAFGLFDVLGLPKAILGRVLPPGQRLGTLLDEICATCALDPVPVFTTASHDTASAVAAVPASGDRPWCYISSGTWSLMGVEAKHPVINQQCLEMNLTNEIGVEGRIRLLKNIAGLWIVQECRRQWLLEGREYSYAELTEMAAGAPPFLAVIDPDQFIEPGDMPRRIADFCRKTGQSIPESHAQFIRISLESLALRYRQVLEMIEKLTGIRAEVIHIVGGGSRNGLLNQFVAAATGRTVVAGPAEATAAGNILVQAMGAGEIEDLRALRRVVRESFYLETVEPRPDPAWDRAYERFLKLNAS from the coding sequence ATGTCCCGTTATCTCGCCTTTGATCTTGGGGCCGAAAGCGGCCGCGCCATTCTGGGCACAATCGAAAATGGACGGCTTCAGCTCGAAGAGCTGCACCGTTTTCTCAATGAGCCGGTCCGATTGCCGGACGGATTTTATTGGGACACGTTCCGTCTTTTCCACGATATCCGGGAGGGCCTGCGGATCGCCGGCCGGGAGCGCAGGCTGAAGCTGGACGGAGTCGCCGTGGATACCTGGGGCGTCGACTTCGGCCTTCTCGATTCCAACGGCGAATTATGCCTGAATCCCCGCCACTACCGTGACCCACGCAATCAGCCCGCTTATGAAGAGGCGCTTCAGAAGGCCGGACGCGAACGCATCTTCGCCGAGACCGGCATCCAGTTCATGGCGCTGAACTCCCTCTACCAGCTTTACGCAGCCCGCCGCTCCGCCTCGCCCGGGCTGTGGTCCGCCTCCCGGCTCCTCTTCATGCCGGACCTGTTCAATTACTGGCTCAGCGGCGAGCAGGCCAATGAACTGACCATCGCCTCCACATCCCAGTTTTTCAATCCGGCCACGAAGCAGTGGGCCTTTGGACTGTTCGACGTGCTGGGGCTTCCCAAGGCCATTCTCGGCCGGGTGCTGCCGCCCGGACAGCGCCTGGGCACGCTGCTTGATGAGATCTGCGCGACGTGCGCCCTCGACCCCGTGCCCGTGTTCACCACCGCCAGCCATGACACGGCCTCGGCCGTCGCCGCGGTTCCGGCGTCCGGAGACCGGCCGTGGTGCTACATCAGCTCCGGAACCTGGTCGTTGATGGGCGTCGAAGCGAAGCATCCGGTCATCAACCAGCAGTGCCTTGAGATGAACCTGACGAACGAGATCGGCGTCGAGGGACGGATCCGCCTTCTGAAGAACATCGCCGGCCTCTGGATCGTCCAGGAATGCCGCCGACAGTGGCTGCTCGAAGGGCGCGAATATTCTTACGCGGAATTGACGGAAATGGCTGCCGGGGCGCCGCCATTTCTTGCGGTAATCGATCCGGACCAGTTCATTGAACCTGGAGATATGCCCCGGCGCATTGCCGATTTCTGCCGGAAAACCGGGCAGTCCATTCCGGAATCCCACGCCCAGTTCATTCGCATTTCGCTGGAAAGCCTCGCTCTCCGTTACCGCCAGGTGCTGGAAATGATCGAGAAACTCACCGGCATCCGGGCGGAGGTCATTCACATTGTCGGCGGAGGGTCGCGCAACGGACTGCTCAACCAGTTCGTGGCCGCCGCCACGGGCCGCACCGTCGTCGCCGGGCCGGCGGAAGCCACGGCGGCGGGCAACATTCTCGTGCAGGCGATGGGCGCGGGAGAGATCGAAGACCTGCGCGCCCTGCGCCGCGTGGTGCGCGAATCGTTCTATCTGGAGACGGTGGAGCCGCGTCCGGACCCTGCCTGGGACCGCGCCTACGAGCGCTTTCTGAAGCTCAACGCTTCGTGA
- a CDS encoding LysR family transcriptional regulator, whose translation MDLDQLHTFLEIVRLKSFSKAAQTCYRTQPAISAQIRQLEHELNTSLFERLGTRIQLTPAGRVFADYAQKILDLRRQAQDAINELERTPRGELVIAANEATCIYVLPTVFSSFKKRFPNVQLLVDRSYGRHVVESVVDNLADFGFTQLPVQEKRLQVVHVYTDEIKLLAPASHPLAGRPSVTARDVVPYPLLLPKGGATRTRLNQWLEPVEDEIQISMELDSTEMIKRFVLAGMGISFMAASHFREGVEAGQFAAVSLGPEPLMRRLGLVYRKDKALSKAALGFIESVMELAAKNVPQAASTQGGGK comes from the coding sequence ATGGATCTGGACCAGCTCCACACGTTTCTGGAAATCGTGCGGCTGAAGAGTTTTTCGAAGGCCGCGCAGACCTGCTATCGGACGCAGCCGGCCATCAGTGCGCAGATCCGGCAGCTCGAGCATGAACTGAACACGAGCCTGTTCGAACGGCTGGGCACGCGCATCCAGCTGACGCCCGCCGGCCGCGTCTTTGCCGACTACGCCCAGAAGATTCTCGACCTCCGGCGTCAGGCGCAGGACGCCATCAACGAACTCGAGCGCACGCCGCGAGGCGAGCTGGTCATCGCCGCCAACGAAGCCACCTGCATCTACGTGCTGCCAACGGTCTTCAGCTCGTTCAAGAAACGCTTCCCGAACGTGCAGCTCCTGGTGGACCGTAGCTATGGAAGACATGTGGTCGAATCGGTGGTGGACAACCTGGCCGACTTCGGATTCACGCAACTGCCGGTGCAGGAAAAGCGATTGCAGGTCGTCCATGTCTATACGGACGAGATCAAACTGCTCGCCCCAGCCTCGCATCCGCTCGCCGGGCGGCCTTCGGTGACGGCGCGCGACGTCGTGCCCTACCCGTTACTGCTGCCAAAAGGCGGGGCCACGCGGACGCGGCTGAACCAGTGGCTGGAGCCGGTGGAAGACGAGATTCAGATTTCGATGGAGCTTGACTCGACCGAGATGATCAAACGATTCGTGTTGGCTGGGATGGGCATCTCGTTCATGGCGGCCTCGCACTTCCGCGAGGGCGTGGAGGCGGGCCAGTTCGCGGCGGTGAGCCTCGGGCCGGAGCCTTTGATGCGGCGTCTGGGGCTGGTGTACCGGAAGGACAAGGCGCTGTCCAAGGCGGCGCTCGGATTCATTGAAAGCGTAATGGAGCTGGCCGCGAAGAACGTTCCACAGGCGGCCTCCACGCAAGGGGGCGGGAAATGA
- the spsK gene encoding spore coat polysaccharide biosynthesis protein SpsK: MKRAIVFGCAGQLGVELVREFRSRGYEVAAWERAQVDITDAAAVEAAIARFNPDVVLNAAAYNQVDVAESEPAAAFQVNALAVRNIALACRQSGARLVHYSTDYVFDGAAGRPYVETDPPHPLGAYAVSKLAGEFYARAYLDDVLIVRTSGVFGPGGLQTARGNFIELMLRLAREGKTIRVVEDHVGSPTYAPALAGRTADLVERGVTGIIHVGGGTAISWFDFARMIFAEAGLEPDLRPTTEREYRTPARRPKYSALSNARMESLGIAPMPPLEAAVRSYLQLRSRMLAS, translated from the coding sequence ATGAAGCGGGCGATTGTGTTTGGCTGCGCGGGTCAACTGGGCGTAGAACTGGTGAGGGAATTCCGCTCTCGCGGTTATGAAGTGGCCGCCTGGGAGCGCGCCCAGGTGGACATTACGGACGCCGCGGCCGTGGAAGCAGCCATCGCCCGGTTCAATCCGGACGTTGTGCTCAACGCTGCCGCATATAACCAGGTGGATGTGGCCGAAAGCGAACCTGCCGCGGCGTTCCAGGTCAACGCGCTCGCCGTGCGCAATATTGCCCTGGCCTGCCGACAGTCCGGCGCTCGGCTGGTGCATTATTCCACCGACTACGTCTTCGATGGCGCCGCGGGCCGGCCCTATGTTGAAACAGATCCGCCCCACCCGCTGGGCGCTTATGCGGTATCAAAACTGGCCGGCGAGTTTTATGCTCGCGCCTATCTCGATGACGTGTTGATCGTCCGCACTTCAGGGGTCTTCGGACCGGGCGGACTTCAGACGGCGCGGGGCAACTTCATCGAGCTGATGCTCCGGCTGGCGCGCGAGGGCAAGACAATCCGCGTGGTGGAAGATCACGTGGGCAGCCCGACTTACGCGCCCGCGCTGGCAGGCCGGACGGCGGACCTGGTGGAGCGCGGCGTCACCGGCATCATTCACGTCGGCGGGGGCACGGCGATCTCGTGGTTCGATTTCGCGCGGATGATCTTCGCCGAAGCCGGCCTTGAGCCCGACCTGCGGCCCACGACGGAGCGCGAATACCGGACTCCGGCGAGACGGCCGAAGTACAGCGCCCTGTCGAACGCGCGGATGGAATCTCTGGGCATCGCTCCGATGCCGCCACTCGAAGCGGCCGTGCGCAGCTACCTGCAATTGCGGAGCCGCATGCTGGCCAGTTAA